From the Xylocopa sonorina isolate GNS202 chromosome 9, iyXylSono1_principal, whole genome shotgun sequence genome, the window GCGAACAGTCCTGCGAATATACTGTCACGGTTTAGTTCGAGTATAATATATCACGAAGAAGAACGCGACGTACGCGGACAGAAGACTCGATGCGAGGAGTCGAGTAGGTACGAGACCGTTTACCTGTTCTGGGCGATTTTCCTCAACGTGTCCGGGCTTCGTATCAGCTTGTCCAACGTCTGCGTGAGATTGGCGAACGTCGGACGATGGGTGCGTTCCTTCTGCCAGCAATCGAGCATCAGCTGATAGATCGCCTCGGGACAGTCCATCGGCGCTGGGAGCCTGTATCCTTTCTCGATCGACTTTATCACATCCTGATTAGACCAGTTCCAGTACGGCCGCTCGCCGTAGGACATCAcctcccagcaaacgatccccATGCTCCATACGTCCGACGCGCTGGTGAACTTCCGGAACGCTATCGCTTCGGGAGCTGTCCATCGTACCGGGATCTTTCCACCCTTTTTGCCGGAGTAAACAGTCTTTCAAGATTCGATATTTGAAAGTCTCGATACATGCGACGAGAACGCGAGGGCGTTCTCGTTAAGGGGTTGGTGATATCAGTTGTCGCGCGAAACTCCGTTCGCGCGGCTTTTCCATCCGACTACTTACCCTGGTCGTGTACGCGCCTTCCGTCGCGCTCTCGATCTCCCTGCTCAGCCCAAAGTCGGCGATCTTGCAGACCAACGCGGCGTTCACCAGCACGTTCCTCGCCGCCAGGTCCCGGTGCACGTAGTTCATCTCCGCCAGGTACTGCATACCGCTCGCTATACCGCGCAGCATGCCTACTAGCTGCAGCACCTGGAACTTGCCGTCGTTCGCCCGCAGGAAAGTGTCCAGGCTGCCGTTCTCCATGAATTCGGTGATGATCATCACTGGATTGCTCTTCGTCACGACACCCTGCAGGAATATCACGTTCGGGTGCTCGAACTGGCCCATGATGGACGCTTCGGTGAGGAAATCGTTACGGGCCTTGTCCGCGGAGCCTGGTTTCAGCGTCTTGATCGCCACGTCGATCTCCGTACGGCCATCCGGCGCTACTTTCAGTTTACCGCGACAAACGTCGCCAAACTCGCCGCCACCTGTTCCGGTTACCATCAAACGGTGGACAGAAGAAAAATGGAAAaggaagaatcgttagaaccagGCGAGACCAACCGTTGGTGGTTTTTAAAGCGAAACGGGACGAGACTTTGGTATGTACCTATGATGGCCTCTATCGTGATGTATCCAGCGTCGATCTCTCTGGCGAACTCTCTGACGGCCTGGTTCGGGTCCTCGTACGTGTGAGGGTCGACGTAGCTTCTGGCGCCACCGCCACCGGCACCACCGGCACTGGCCGCTGCGACTCCCACTGCAGGTGTGAACAGCGGCGTGGTCACTGCAACGTCACCAAAACAGAGTTCATTATATTAACACGAGGGTCGGTGTGCTTAATTTTGACGGAATCTCGGAGCGGTACGATTAACAACAGATCGCTCCGTGCCTGAGAGCCGTGTCATCCCGTGAAAACACTCACACAcccttcctcttaaggaaaaaaaaaagaaaaaaaaataacgagATTTTTCAACGTTCAATATAGTGGATAACGCAGAACTAAAATGAAGCTGAAGCTCTTCTAAGCTGCTCTTCGAGGCTCTTAAAATGACAAAATTCTCTATTCAACGCGTGATCGTTTCTATAAGACTGGTCTATCTTGAACGAAATTTCTCTGAAACGTTGTAAACGAAACGAAAAAGTGACAAAATTCCACTATGTTGTAAAAAGATCTAATGTggagaaaaaaatatatatatgacaAGAGGTATGCTAATTTCCATGCCAGCGGTAGAAATACTCTCGCATGCCTAGTACACGCCAAATGATCTCAATTACGATGCATCGGATTGAATGACGTTAGTCGTAGCACCGAGTGCAGAGGATGCTCCGGTCGAATCGAATTACTTCGTCGCCCGTTAATTTACATCCGCGAATGCATCTGCGACGGCTCGCCACTCTAGCCGCGTCGAATTAATTCGAGTTCCACCGAAACATCCACCGTTCCCAGCGCGTCGACGCTCAACTGCATCGTCCGCGGACGATTTTAAGAAGAGATCTGCTGGCTGGCTGAAAAAAAGTAGAACGATGCAATAGAAAGAACACGAGACGTATCGAAGAGCAAAGAGTGTATCTCATGCTATTATTCTATCGTGCTTCTCATCTACGTACAATCcaagagagagatagaaagagagaaagatagagaaaaagaagagagaaagagagagaaaaaggaagaaaaaaacagtaagaaaatagagagagagagagagaaagagagagagagagacatagAGGAAAAGAACGTGGATCGTGGTACGAGCTGTAGAGAATAATTTACAAAGGACAATGTGTTTCTGTGTTCGAGTCTCAGCGAGTGTAACGTGTCGGGGCGCAATCCTCCGGTTCGCAAAATTTCGATCGAGTCTTATTGGGTCTGATTAAGGACTTACGCGAGGACTTGCTCTTGTTGTTGGTGTGGGTTGTCACAATCGGTGAACTGTCCATTTTGCAGTGCACTGTGAACAACACAACAACCAACACACTAATTGACAAACAGCAAACAAAAAGAAGCGGTGTATGTTCTAATGAACAGTTTAATGACGCGAGGCGAGCGAAGGCAGCGTGACGTGAAACAAATGGATGTCTTTTAAGAACGCGTTCGGCTCGTTTTTTTTCTCGATCTTCGTGCAGCTTTCGTCTTTGTCTCCTACGATAATTACACGTACGTGGATCAATAAAAATTGTACGTGTacgtataaaaaaataaaaaaataaagagaACAGAACAAAATGACACACGTTAAAAAAGAACATCAAACAAATGCAATGCTAACGATACACACTGACAACGATATATGCATGCAATGTACAACATatctatatctatatatatgtatagaacGACGGCAAGCACGAagcacgcacacgcacacgcacgtCTTTCGAGTGTACACTGTGTATGTCTGCATGATGGCGAAACGAACGTGAAAGAACGTGCGTGTCGATGCACTAAAAAATTTGGAACGCGTCAAAAGAGATGCACATACAAGGGGGGGTGCAAGATTAGCTACGTAAAACTGAGTTcctagaagagaaaaaaaaaaacttgaGGTGTTGGAGAAGACTTACTGTAGGTCACAACTAGTCCTGTAGTAGCAGGCGATTGTGTACATTGTTTCATTGGGTTTTTTCATGGATTTTTCATGGAGGCAGGTTCGATAGATTAGGGGAATCGCACATGAAAAGAAAGAATCGAAAGAATTTGGTTAGAACGATGGCAATCAGCCGTGTCCGGTATGAATTTTGCACGAAAGCGATCGTCTCTCATCGTATGCATTCTCTTTACTTCCTGGCCAAGCACGGACTTGGGCGACTTTCGTTTCGCACCGTTTTACTTATCTACATCGCCCGTTTTTCTTTCAACGAACCACATTTTCAGTAATCTTTCTTTCGTCAAAGAGAGAAACTTCTAAAAAGAACTGGGTGTTTAGCGACAAGACATTATCATTGGGTACTGTATACGTGACAGGGGTGGTCTGGGGGTCGATACTTGCTGGGTCTAACGGGGTTGGTGAATTCAAATATATACTTATTAGTCACAAGACACGAGGGCGCAGTGAAACAACTATGAAAGTGacaagggggggggggtggtagCGATAATAAACTtataaagaaaagagaaatcgaGCCGACTGGCTAAGGGCAAACGTACCTTCGCCGTTCCTGTACTCCAACGTATCGCAGTCGCTCGGCTGTTTCTTGTTGCATTCGTCCGAGGCCCTGCTGCATCGAAATCATAGAGTCACGCATCAATGGAATCACATCAGTATACGAAGATACGACTCGACTAACTTCGCCGATACCAAGACTTTTCATTCTACACGCGAGATTGTAAGAGCAATTCGTTTACCTTCTCAAAATCAGGACGGtcataataatgataatgacCAGGAGAACTACCACGGCTACGATAGCGCCTGCTATAATCCTCACTTGCATATTGTCGTCCTCCCCGACATAGTCTGAAACGAGATCGAACGAATCGTCCACTGAGAGACTGTGGCTATTTCGCTTCGACTTCGATACGATTCGACAACGAATCCGAGTAATTACCTAGACCCATAGCGTGAGGGGTCTTCTTGTAGACCACCGGCGTGTATTCACCCCAACCTCTGGTCGTCTTCGCTCGCACTTGCACCGCGTAATCGGTCGACGGTTTCAGACCTTTGAAAGTCGCTGATAAGTCGGAGGTTTGGACCATGGTAGCGTTGGTGGCGTCGTCGTAACGCGGATAACACCTCGCTGAAACAACTCGTCGTTAATAACCGGTAGAAAGAAGGGAAGAAACTGGCTATTGGGCCATCAAGAATCTCACCTTCGTATCTCTCGACCAGATCGCTGTCTCCACTGTCGGTCACAGGAGCGTCCCAGCTGATGCTGAGCTCTGTGCTCTTCACGCCTGTGATCCTGACGTTGCTGACCAAACTGGGCACGCTGGCTTCCGTCGTCACGGTGATGTCCACGTACTCGGATTTCCCGGCCAGCGCGGACACGCCGTTCTGGGCGAACACTTGGAAGCGATAGGTGGTGACCGCGTTCAGGCCAGTGATCGTGATCTTCGTGTCGTTGAAGACCTCCTGCTCGAGAGAAACCCGGTCAGTCCAATCGCGTGTCTTAACACGACGCTCTCCAACCGGACGAAACTTACGGTATTGGGAATGTATTTGACACCCGTGCTACAAGCGTCGCAGATCACCTTGTACGTCGTGTCCGTCCTGCCTCCCAGCATGTGCGGTGCGTTCCAGGATAGGATCACCGTCGACTGATCGACAAAGTTCACCGTTAAATTCTGCGGCGCCGACGGTGGCTCTGCAAAAGGCGGAAGAATCATTCGAACACTCtgttcaacctcctcgcacaagATGATTTACAGTAATCGCTGGTCGAACGGAGACTCACGCGTGCATGGCATTTTCTTGGAGTCCTTCTCGGCTCTGAAATAACCCGGGTTGCACCGACACTCCGTGTACGCGTAATCGGAGGACTTACTGTGAGCCGGACAAGCCTCGCAGCTCTGCGATCCCACCTCGTGCTTGAATTTACCGATCGGGCACTCCTTGCATTCCTGTTTCTCGTCGTCAGCCTGGTATCCAGGCTTGCAGTGGCACCCGCCGTTCGGCAGATACCATTTCCCGTCTCCCTTGCAGAGGAAGGTGGGCTGCTCGATCACCACCGCGTTGTCCACGCAGGTACCGATCGTCTGCTCGATCAGCGCGACCTCGCGGCCGGTTGGCGTCGCTGGGAAGTGGGCAAAGTTCACGGAGATCTCCGGGCAGCTGATGTAGTAGACCTTGATGGCCAGGATCGAGATGCAGGCGCCCTGGTCGCGAAACGCGAAGTACACGCCCTTCTTCGTCACGGGTATCGACTTCACCTCCGTGTTTATCACCACCTCCGTGTTCGTGTTGAACCTGCCCTCGCCAGCGGCGATGCGCCCTGCGGATGAAACGCGTCGTGTACTTGGCCGCGTCGAGCCCTTGGCTATGGCCAGGGAAAAGTTTCCGGAACGAGAGCCGGAAGGGTGCGCGTATTTTGGCAAGCTTACCGATCAACTTGTAGCTATCCGTCTCCCACGGTGGCTGCTCCTTGGTGGCCACGTCGAACTCGTAGTAAAGCAGACTGAACGTCTCCTTGCAGCTGAGCGCGTTTCCGGGGAACAACGAGCAGTCGCGGGTCGtgaatttgatttctatgtacaTGCGATTCGCCGGTCCCCTCTCGATGAACGGCGTCCATAGCCAATTGTTCACGTTGTTGTACGCCACGTCGCAGACAACGTAACTCCGCCAATTGATGCCCTTGTCGAAGTTCGTGAACGACTCTTCCACCCACTGGAACAGAAACGAGCACGGGACGATCTTAATTTCCGTAATATGCCCTCGATTAACGGCGAAACACCGCGACCATGACTCTTTCCCTCCTTACATTCTACTCGCGGCCCGTTTAGCCTACGCGTGCGCCCGAATCAACCGAGATGAGATAAACGCTGTTTAAATAACGCGAGACGCCCCCTATCCCCCTTCAGCGGGGGGATCCTCCTTTCAGGAGCGGTTCTCCGGAGCGCCTTCGCCGTCGTGTTTGCCTACGGATTACAGGGCGAGATCCCACCGAGTCAGCATCCACGAAATCAGCTTTGCGCGAACCCTCCCCTCGCAGCTTTCCACCGTGGAGAGAGACGTTTCTTTCCGTTCTCGAACGCTTCAAGGTCTTCCTATTGATTTCGCCCTCCACCACCCTCCCCTGATGATATTTACAGAAACTACGAAGACGGATTACCCGGGCTGCTACGGATTTCCGAACTTCCCAAGAATCCGAGGCTGGCTCGCGCAACGACCAGGAGAGACCCAAGGAAGAAGATCGCGGCGGATGAACAGAGATTTATTCCCCCCAACTCGACCCCTTTCGACGGGGGTGACCGAGGCGCGTTCGATAGAGACGCTTTCTGATCTTTATCGAGCCTCGATCTCTAGACAGCGAAaaagacgagagagagagagagagaaagagagagatgcaGACGGATCCACGGGGGCTGGTCCCCGTgtacgcgcgatccgaggaaccACTTGTCCGTCGACGTTGGACGCGGTATCCTCCCTCGGCAAATGATGAGGCGGAGTGGCCAGGTCGTCGACTTGCGACAAACAGACCGCAAGGAATTACCGGCGCGCGTTACCATTAGTTTTATTGCCCCCCTCGGCTCGAGCTCGTCCCGAGAGAGACCGCAAAAAGTTCCGACCGAGCAAGAAGGacccgtcgtcgccgtcgtcgtcgtcgtcgtcgcggtCCTCGTGGCCATCGTCAGGGTTTCTCCCGTCCTCGACTGActattccctctctctctctctctccctctttcgatACTCGCAATGGAAAGGCTCTACGTAGGTAAGAGAGGCTGTGGAAGAGGGGGAGGGGGGcggagaggggaaaaaaaagcgGGTAGATCGAGAAGGCCAGGCTTCTTACCCAGAAGATTTTCTTGCGGACGTGTTTCCGGCAGGGAGGCCGCAATAAATTCAGCCGTACGGTTACTCGGTAGCACAAAGAGATTATTACGCTGGAAAGATGACGAGCAGGACAGAGGGGGGGATAGGGGATCGAGAAAAAACGATTTCGTTTCGGTGGATGGACGGTTCGAGGGACTCGGCTCGGCGATCTGAAAAATCCACGGCGACCTGTGCGCCGCGTTAACGAATGTGCTTAACCTCCTCAGGGACGAATTCCATTTTTTTCCCTCCGACGAGAACGGAGTTCTGCGTGTAATAACCAGATGAATGGGCTAGATAAGTAATATCGTAATTAACGAGAAACTATGCGTCGTCATTCCTCGAGAGATTAACGATGAACGTGGTCAATCGTAATTATCGTCGAGACAAAACGACTTCGAGCGACTGTTATCCTCTCGAGTCGAGGAATCGTAAAGGACACAGAAGGCGCGAGGCGATATCATCTCGCGGAGACTATTAGCGAGACGAAGGAAACTCCTGTAGACGTCGTTTCGACGCCTACGCGGGTGCTTTATcggctgggaaattgcgttaaATTCCTGGCTCCCCTTAGCCGTCGCCGTCGCTCTGTCTTTCCACGGCGCTTTTACTTCGTTCCTCTGTCGCGAGCCTTCCAGACTGTCGCGTGGCGGAAAAAAGACAGAGCGGGGGCACGCGCGTCGTTAACGCCGCGGAATTTAATTGGATCCCGCCGAGACGTCCTCTTTTAAGGTGCCGCGTGAATTTTTCGGTGGGCCGGATTTCCCAGCGGCGCGATCCTCCCGTGAAATTACTCGCACACCCTGTGCGTGCGTCTACGTGTGCAGGCGGTGAGAACGGGAAGGGAAAGAGTGGAAAAAGAGTGGGAAAGTTAAAAACGAGCACGCTCGACCGACTCTGGGGGTTGTAACGAGGAAAAAGAAGATACGTACACGTACGTATGCACGTATATCGATGTTCAAGGTACTTCTTCAGGCCCTTCCTGGGTGGCGGCGGGCAGAGATTTTAAATGGAATTAATTACGCCACTTAACGTGTTTCGCGCCTCGGGTTCGTTAGCATGCCGCATGCGAGACTGGTAACCAGCCGCCCTCGGGGGTAATTTCGCTCTTTATCGCGTGAACCACCACCGAATTCGTCGGATCCCGCGTTGCGTTCCTCAATTAGTACGCGATCGATCGACAGACGCGATACGAATCCATTAAGATCCGCGGCGTTTCGAAAATCCGGGACGATATACAACGTTCCGTTTCAGGGGTGGACCACCGTGGCTGGCTCGATGCGAGATGACGCGGGACCGCCGCGAAAGTAATTAGAAACAACGGGCTCGCGTCGTCTCGCGTAACGTTCGCGCTTTATCGCGGCTGCGATCGCGTTGGTCCGCGCGAATCGTTCATTAACGGGCTGAGCGCGAAAATATTGTTCAAAAGTATTCCCACTCGGTGTTTTTAATCGACTGGGTAACTAACGACCACCCGATACGCTCGATTCACCTTTGATCGCGTTTATGGGAGAAAAATAACGCAGCTCCGTGTGGCGATCGACGATTACATTTCACGCTTCGATCGACTCGATCTTAATACTAACATTAACGGACGATCAATTTATTACACTGGACTTACTAACAACCTTCGAAACTAACTTTCCACGTGTATCTCAAATTGCAACAGAGTTAATTCTCTCGTCGATCTCGTTCTCAATGATCGCAGATCGACCCGCTGAAAGATATAACCAGCGACTTACCACAAAACGAACGATTTTAGAGGAAACAAATCGGAAGAATACCGCGTGGTACGTTGACCCGCGCGAAAGAACCTGCGACGAGCGAAAAGGGGTGAGAGGTGAAAGATAAAGAGCTTCGTTCCGCCTGGTTATTCGTCGCTCTCCTCACCCCGTGTAACGACGAAGCTCACCCATCCTCGATAAAGAGTAACGCGCGCTGCTCGAGCAGGACATCAAAGCCGTCGATTTGTCGGGAACGGAGTACGAGAGTACACCTGGAGGAACAGGGTCCTCTCAGCGGTTTCTATTTCCTCGTGGATCAACCGGCGCTGGTAAATAGATACGAGCCATCGGTTTCGAAATAAAGCCAATAAGCTCCAGCGGAGCGAGCAAGCGGGGGCAGAGGCACGAGTAGTCTTCCGCGGCGGATAGAACGAGGAGGGATAGGAGTTCGGCTTGCCTCCCTTATCCCATGGCTAGGAGAGGTTCCCTCGAACGGCGGCCCGTAATATTGCCACCATAATCGCAATTCCGATGGTGTAGCTCCGTTCGAGCGGGGCGCAGCCAGCCTGGCTGGGAAGACTTAGGGGGTTACGTGGGGTGGACGAACTTTCAGTCTAGCGGAGGGCTTGCGGATCTTAATATATATTGAGCTCTCGTGCGCCACCCCTCGCCCTTGGGGTTGCAACGGGGTGAGGGCGCGCGGCTGGCCTCTCTCTTCTTCCTCCCAGTCTACGTGCACCACGTTCTACCGGCCGTTTCATAGAGGAACGCGCTGCGTTACCACCCCGAGGGCGCGGGGGTACGCGCGAGTCGCCGCGGCGGAATCGCGAAAGTTAAATTAACTCCGGGGGCTGGTTGCGCGACTCGCGAGGGATCCGATCGACCACACCGAGCGTCTATCTATCGGCAGTTACGGTTTTTTCTTTGTCGAGCAGTGGATCGCTTCGTCGAGCCACTTTGCTCGGCAGGTATGCCGGTGATTATGCGGGCTCGTTTAACCAGGCGCCTGGTTTTTGGCTTCTTGTTGGACCGCTGGATCTATCCAGCCGGTTTTAAATCTGCGAGCAACGTCGAGCTACTTTCGCGGATTTCGAAACGTCTTCAAAAGAGAGCAACTGGTAGGATCATCGAAAGCGAGCAACAAGCGACGATGTTTGTTGCTATAGAGAAAACAGAGCGACTAAGAAGGAAGAGGCTTAGGTAATAAGCGGTGGCTTTTGCGTGGTACGCGAAGCATCACGAAAAGGAAACATCCCTTAGCTTAAGGGAGCAAAACTGAGCGGGTTTTTCGCTCCTCTTTCCGTGGAGACTATAGCAGAGAGGGATAGGACGAAGGGAGGGTCGCTCGAGCAAGCGCGCATATGTGTGCGTCCGAACGAGCTGACCAACCCTCGTACACTGTAAGGGTGGTTACGTCGCGCGCCAATCGCAAACTTTATGTAGCCGTTTATTCGGCACCCTTGGTCTGATATCGCGGCGCCTTCGAATGGGGAAAGTAGGTGGAAACaccatttaaggagcatttccaCGGATCCCGGGCGTTAACTGAGATTTTTCTTCCCGGGGACCGCGCGACGCGTATATACGAGCGCGAAGGGAGGGAAATATCGAGGCGAGAGAAGAGGGAGAGCACGATCGGGCGAGAATTTATTTCTGGATTATTCGTCGGGGGATCGCGCGTCCCGGGATAGGACAAATCGTTCTCTTACCCGGGATCGGGAGTGTCGCGAGGTAATTTTCAGCCGCCAGATTTACGATCGGAAGATCGACTACCGACGGGGGCGGCAGTCGCTGCGAAAATTTGATTACGCCCGATAGAAAAATTGCCGATAATCTCGTCAAATTCCAGCGGGGAAGGCTGGCGACGCCCACCGTTGGAATTTGTTGCCAAGTCGACCTCGACGCGAAAACGATGCTTCTTATCAAACGGTGACAGTTATCGCGAACGCTGAATTAGCAGAAGCGAGAAACAGTGCGATATGAAAGCGAGAAAACGAAAGGCGCGACTAAGAGGAACGAGAGAgactcgaacgaagagacggcAGAGTCTGTCGAACGGATTTGTCTCGCGATCGGATGACAGCAACGACTCGTTTATCGATATTCACCCATCCATAATGAGCCTAACCGGCGTCGTAATATTTCGAGTTAACACGGCGTGTCGTCAGTGTCGCGTGTCGCTCGAAGGGATGAACGCGCCAATGACCGTCGCCCCTGACGAGACGACGCGTCACGGCTGTAACAAGAAGGGCTGCCTCGGTCACACGGGGGCTGAAAACCGTGCTAAGTCCGAGCAGAGACTTTTCAACGAACTCTCGACTTTTTGGCTTCTCGcgttctccctctccctctctctttcccaAGAAATTGCCCGTCGATTCCCCCACGTTCTCGGGAACGCGATCTACCCCGAGGTCGGAAACTGCCAGCAGACAGACAGTCAGACAGACGCAGAGACAGCGCGAGCCCAATAAGAGGAGCGGAGGAGAGACCAACAAGAAGACGAAACTCGCGAACCATCCAGCGGCGCGAGTTGCGCCGAGTTTCGGGAGTGTGAATGGGGTCTGGTCCAAAGATACACCGGGAGCGATATCCCGGTGCTATTTCGAGTCGACTGTAAGGCGAGTGTCGGCGCGCAAGGGGCGTAGCCGGGCAATGATCGTGGCGAGGAGACGGAGCCGGCACGTCGCGTCTGTTACGGGCCACGGCTGCAAACGAGCCACCGATCGGACGCGGTACCAAATTGCGGATCGTTCTGCATACCCGATGTAATTTTTCCACCCCGCGTTCGATGATTGCATTGGGGTGCGCGGGCGAGGCCGATCTTATGCTAATCCGCGAAGGGAGCCGAGGAAAGGAGCAAACGATCGTTCCCTCTCTCCGTCCCTTCCGAGCGGGCCTTCATAAAATCGTCACGAATTAGCCCCCGAAGGGAGGGTCAATCCGAAGGGGGTTGGGTTTAATATCGAAAGACCTGGCCGGCTGCGTGTAGCCCTCGACGCACGCCCCTGGAACCTGTCAGTTTGACGTATCGCAGTCGCGGGAATCCATTATACAGTCAATTACTCGTCGTGACAGGGAACGCGCGGAGCGAACGCGGCATCTGACGCCATCGAGCGCGCCCAATAGTCGAACGAGGGACCCACCAGCGGCCGCGTCCACCGGCAAATTCAACGGGACAACGTTCCTCGAGTTTCCCGCGGCACGTCGACTAAAGTTAGGCACACCGGACGTGACTACGACCCTCCTCCCCGATCGGGCCGCGAATCTTCAGGAATGGCCGCCAGGAATTTCGCAGGGGCCACCGCGTCGTACGAATCGACGAGCGATTCGAAGGGCGGAACGGGGTGGAGGGACGCTCGTCGAGTGCGTTAATTAAAATTCGCGGCTCCGCCGGGGGATCCCAATAAAGTGGACGAAATATCGGCGCACCGCTGGGGCCGGACCGTGGAGAGGGCCGGGCAATTTTTTCGACGGCTCTCCTCACGGCAGGTTGCACGCTGCGAGCCGGAAGTCACGATCGAACCTCGTTAACCGTTTGAATTGGTTAGCGGGGCACCGTCTCGGCGCGTGCACGAGTGGCTTCGCCGGCATTTGCATGCGATATTTGGATACAATAATCGTGGTCCTCGCGTGACGAACACGTCCAGATGGTACGCGGCGGGACGATCTTCACCTGTCTACGAACGGCATTGCTGTGACCATTGTTCGCGGTCCCGTCCTCCCTCTTGCGCGGCCGACCTTTGACGCCGTGAGTTATTTCTGTGGGATCGCCTCTCGATTGCGACGAAATATCACCTCGCAAACCGTGCACGGTGTCTCTCTTTCGTTCGCTGGTTCGTATCGAAGACAAACGTGGCTGAACGGCGAAGATCCCGTATCTACCGCCCGCTGGATAGCCAGCTCGACGAGAttatgaaattaaaaatacaatTTCCCGGATAACCGAGGCGTTTCCACCCTCCCCTGGTCAAATATTTTTTCAGAGGCTTAGCTTCGGCGAACAATGCCGTCTTGGAGAGATATCGCGCTGGAGAGCGCTAGGTATAAGCCGTAAAAAGAATGGAAAaataagagaaagaaagagaagtgCTACAGTAGGAGGGTGGACGGGGGTTGGTGAAAAAGCCGACGAAGTTAGGAACGGGCGACGTCGACGAGCGAGGCGCACCGCCGCCCGCGACCATCCCTTTTCCCCGGGCCAGAGAAATTGAGTTTCGGAGTTCGCTTCGACCCCCTCTGGGGGTGGCGAACTCACCTCGCGGCCCGTACGACGCCGCGCGCTTCCTCCCAGGCTACGCGCCACCTTTATCGCAGTAATGAAACTGTGTTTATGATAATCCAACAATGGAACAATGTGGGTAACGACCGAGGGGCAACGGGGCGTAGTCACAATGGCCCGCGGCTAGGCGGCCTCTCACCTAGGAAGAAAGCCGATGGATGGAAAGTAGGGGGATGCGAAAGGGAGCGAGACCTTGACGGAAGAGGGTCCCACCGCTCTATGGTCAGGGTTTTCGGCTCCCGAATCTTAATTAGGAATTTCACGAGGGCTCCAGCGCAGCGTCCACGCTCTATGGAAACGACAGAGGGCACGCAGTGGGGAGGGAAGAGTCGAAAAAAGGAGGAGGAATAACGTCGTCCCGCGGCACCCTGTTCGATCGCCGCTAAGATAAGACGTTCGGAGATAGCGCGGCTGGGAAGGGGGAAACGGAGAAGGGTTCATCCCGATGCTGGTTTCTTTGTTTTTCGCATTGTCCCAGTGCGCGCTCGAAAGGCTCGCAGCGCAGGGGACGACTCTGATAATGCGTAGGAACCGTGCCGTTGCTGTTTCCGAGAAATCGTCCGGAGGAACAAAGGCGCGCC encodes:
- the Eph gene encoding eph receptor tyrosine kinase isoform X3; its protein translation is MAPFNMAGVAGLLATCAAAAASAAHLLPLLLLLICPRGTHAEQVVLLDTTQEEKLEWTKYPFGTEANTPGWVEESFTNFDKGINWRSYVVCDVAYNNVNNWLWTPFIERGPANRMYIEIKFTTRDCSLFPGNALSCKETFSLLYYEFDVATKEQPPWETDSYKLIGRIAAGEGRFNTNTEVVINTEVKSIPVTKKGVYFAFRDQGACISILAIKVYYISCPEISVNFAHFPATPTGREVALIEQTIGTCVDNAVVIEQPTFLCKGDGKWYLPNGGCHCKPGYQADDEKQECKECPIGKFKHEVGSQSCEACPAHSKSSDYAYTECRCNPGYFRAEKDSKKMPCTQPPSAPQNLTVNFVDQSTVILSWNAPHMLGGRTDTTYKVICDACSTGVKYIPNTEVFNDTKITITGLNAVTTYRFQVFAQNGVSALAGKSEYVDITVTTEASVPSLVSNVRITGVKSTELSISWDAPVTDSGDSDLVERYEARCYPRYDDATNATMVQTSDLSATFKGLKPSTDYAVQVRAKTTRGWGEYTPVVYKKTPHAMGLDYVGEDDNMQVRIIAGAIVAVVVLLVIIIIMTVLILRSRASDECNKKQPSDCDTLEYRNGEVHCKMDSSPIVTTHTNNKSKSSLTTPLFTPAVGVAAASAGGAGGGGARSYVDPHTYEDPNQAVREFAREIDAGYITIEAIIGGGEFGDVCRGKLKVAPDGRTEIDVAIKTLKPGSADKARNDFLTEASIMGQFEHPNVIFLQGVVTKSNPVMIITEFMENGSLDTFLRANDGKFQVLQLVGMLRGIASGMQYLAEMNYVHRDLAARNVLVNAALVCKIADFGLSREIESATEGAYTTRTVYSGKKGGKIPVRWTAPEAIAFRKFTSASDVWSMGIVCWEVMSYGERPYWNWSNQDVIKSIEKGYRLPAPMDCPEAIYQLMLDCWQKERTHRPTFANLTQTLDKLIRSPDTLRKIAQNRIRERGAPPPPPPASSTSSNVHLRKRGTNPLAPDAVDLTQLTSVSEWLASIKMSRYAESFESSGVTTLEAAARVTVQELTALGVTLVGHQKKIMNSVTALRAQLSATSQGFLV
- the Eph gene encoding eph receptor tyrosine kinase isoform X15, producing MAPFNMAGVAGLLATCAAAAASAAHLLPLLLLLICPRGTHAEQVVLLDTTQEEKLEWTKYPFGTEANTPGWVEESFTNFDKGINWRSYVVCDVAYNNVNNWLWTPFIERGPANRMYIEIKFTTRDCSLFPGNALSCKETFSLLYYEFDVATKEQPPWETDSYKLIGRIAAGEGRFNTNTEVVINTEVKSIPVTKKGVYFAFRDQGACISILAIKVYYISCPEISVNFAHFPATPTGREVALIEQTIGTCVDNAVVIEQPTFLCKGDGKWYLPNGGCHCKPGYQADDEKQECKECPIGKFKHEVGSQSCEACPAHSKSSDYAYTECRCNPGYFRAEKDSKKMPCTQPPSAPQNLTVNFVDQSTVILSWNAPHMLGGRTDTTYKVICDACSTGVKYIPNTEVFNDTKITITGLNAVTTYRFQVFAQNGVSALAGKSEYVDITVTTEASVPSLVSNVRITGVKSTELSISWDAPVTDSGDSDLVERYEARCYPRYDDATNATMVQTSDLSATFKGLKPSTDYAVQVRAKTTRGWGEYTPVVYKKTPHAMGLDYVGEDDNMQVRIIAGAIVAVVVLLVIIIIMTVLILRSRASDECNKKQPSDCDTLEYRNGEGLVVTYMGVAAASAGGAGGGGARSYVDPHTYEDPNQAVREFAREIDAGYITIEAIIGGGEFGDVCRGKLKVAPDGRTEIDVAIKTLKPGSADKARNDFLTEASIMGQFEHPNVIFLQGVVTKSNPVMIITEFMENGSLDTFLRANDGKFQVLQLVGMLRGIASGMQYLAEMNYVHRDLAARNVLVNAALVCKIADFGLSREIESATEGAYTTRTVYSGKKGGKIPVRWTAPEAIAFRKFTSASDVWSMGIVCWEVMSYGERPYWNWSNQDVIKSIEKGYRLPAPMDCPEAIYQLMLDCWQKERTHRPTFANLTQTLDKLIRSPDTLRKIAQNRIRERGAPPPPPPASSTSSNVHLRKRGTNPLAPDAVDLTQLTSVSEWLASIKMSRYAESFESSGVTTLEAAARVTVQELTALGVTLVGHQKKIMNSVTALRAQLSATSQGFLV